CTCGTGGGAAATGGAGAATAGGAGCTCCTTCCCCTCTATTTCCTTTCTCAACTTTAGCTTAATCCTCCTCCCTCCTCCTAAAACGGAAACGTCTTTAAAACCGACCTGTATGCCAACTTGGGATAGTGCCTTTATAGTGGCCTCTTTTAGGGCGAACCTCGCTGCGATACACCCGTGGAGTTCTCCCT
Above is a genomic segment from Balnearium lithotrophicum containing:
- the acpS gene encoding holo-ACP synthase; the encoded protein is MIVGIGIDIVSVKRIKDTYERFGDRFIKKVFPEGIDYCFKKRKGELHGCIAARFALKEATIKALSQVGIQVGFKDVSVLGGGRRIKLKLRKEIEGKELLFSISHEREFAVAVVNVVKREFHP